The Gemmatimonadota bacterium sequence CAAATCCATGGTGCGCCGCAGCCTGTCTTTGAACTCGCCATCTGGCGTGTAAGCCCACGCCGCTTCCATACCTGATAGCGTGACGGGTGTGTACGTCGGGCTATTGAATTCGTGGAAGCCGTCCTCCGAAGTGCCTTCGACCCAGGTGTTGAAGTCGGCCACCGCTTCGGCGTGGATCGATGGATCGTCCAGCACACGGGCAAGACTGACCAGGCCGCCGAGGTTGAGAAAGTAGATGTTGGTGTACTGCCATCGGACTTTGTGGTCACGGATGCCGAGCAACGCGTTTGGAAAGGCGCGCTCGAGCGCAGCCTTCGTGTCATCCTCCAGCTTGTCCTGGAAGTTGACGTACGTGAAGACCAGGCCGATCGTGAGGAAGGAAACGGCGTTCTTGTCTTTAACCCGGTCCCAGTGGGTCATCCAGAAGAAATTGCCGAAGGTCTCGGACTTCGGTCGCAGGTCCTGGTGGTCCAGGATTCGGCGAATGATACGGTTGGCCTCACCGGCATCGTCCGTCCCGTAGGTGCGGTCGTCGGACAGCAGCAGGAGGATGGCGTAGTCCAGGGATTGCTGGGCGACGGTGTGGCCGTTGAAACGGGGAAAGAACGGATTCCAGCGGACGATGAGCGCAGCATCCGTGTCGTACGCCATGTCAAATGCCTTCCGCATACGATCCCTAAGGATCGCATCACGCTGGTGCTGTTTGCGGAGTTCTGTATCCGCTACCATAGTTGACCTCCTCAATGGCTGAAGACGGCTCATTGAAGATAAGCTCGATGGCGTTGACTACCAACTGACTTTTGACGAGCCTGCTGCCATGTTTTTGATCCATCGTGCAACCGGCATATTTTTTGAACAAAAGCTCGCATAATTAGGTATAATATCCCTGATAACCGAAAGGATTGAGACATGACGAATGAGCAGGCGCTGACAAAGCGGCGGGAGTTGGTCGAATCGGGCTATACCATCGTACCTGGTGTGATGGATACGGATCTGCTGCACAGGCTCAGGACATGGTCCGACCGCATCTTCGAACGCGTGACAGTTCCCCACAAAATCCGGTACCAGGGCAGCGATATCTTCGTCAACACGGAACGCCGATGGCGTGAGGGAACGCCGACAGCCGAGAATCGGTTTCCCGATCCGATCGCCGCGGAGATTATCGATCAGCCTGCGCAACTCAAAGCCTGCCGACAAATTGGGCTCGAGAATCTCGTATCGGACGACACCGTGATCATCCTGTCCAAGCCCGGATATGGTCCGCCCCTCTACTGGCATCAGGACTTCATGAAATGGCAGAGCCCCGAGGCCGCGACGCCCTGGCCGATACGCATCTTCTTGTCCTACTACCTGACGGACACCACGCGCGAGAATGGATGCCTGCGCATGATCCCCGGCAGCCATCGGAAACGCCACGAACTGCACGACATCCTGCCCAAAGCTCACGGATCGGAGATCCAGGCAATCGACGACCTGACGCATCCCGCGTTTGCAGACTACCCCGAGGCGATAGACATCCCCTTAAACGCCGGAGATCTGGTCATCGCAGATGCGCGTGTCCTCCACGGCGCGTGGCCCAACCAGACAGCTGAACGCCGAACGCTGCTCCTTGCCTGGCACGACGTCTTTTCCTTTCCCAATCCGCCCAGTTGGTGGGACGGTGACGTACCCGAAGAGGTTCGGAATGCGAATCCCTCGAGCGAATACGAGAAATCCCACGAATTCAGGACACCCTCGCACTACCTCACCTGACGCTTCTATGAGGACACAATAAAGAAAGATCACATGGCATACGTCATACTTATCGCAGAAGGAGATGCATCCGACGCGCTTCAATCGACCTGGAGCGAAAAATCGGAGCGCCTCCAAACCCACACACAGTCACCGGGCGCCCTGGTACTCTACGACACCAACCTCGCCCGCGAATTCGTGCGAGATGTGAAAAACCGCATCGACAGCGGCAAACTCGTCGTTTTCCGCTGCGACGAACCACACGAAACCGTAGAGTCGGGAGCGTCCGCATGATCGACTATCCCCCACTCGACACGAGCGCGCCGACTTTTCCATCCGAGGCCGACCTCGTTCACCTGATGTGTCGGCACGTGCCATACATCGAGCAGTACTGGGTCGATGAGGACGAGAAACACGGCTACTTCGGCTCCCTCGATGAGAACGCGTTTCAACCCCCGGGCGGACCGATCAACGAAATGATCATCCGATCCCTGGGCGATGAACTTCGAGGGTACGCAGCCCTCCATCAAAGCGCGTTCTTCGATCCGTCGCTCGCCGGAATCGAGAAACCCATCCTGCTCGACCGATTAAACCGATGTCTCCGCTGGATCTGCGCGCATCACCTGAGCGGATCGCGACGGACAGAACCGCTCGAATGGAATGGTCAGTGGGGCGACGACTGGGAATCGTCCCTCTGGATCGCGGACATCGCAATGGCAGCCAACCACGTTGCGGACGAACTGGAGCCGGACGTGCTCGAAGCCGTCCATCGCGTACTCGCCTTTGAAGCGGACCGATTTCTCGGCGTCGATCCCCCGGACGGACGCTGGCACGACACGAAGGAGGAGGAAAACGCTTGGGACAGCTATCTTCTCGCCTGGGCGCATTGCCTCCTACCCGACCATTCCCACGCGGACGAATGGCTCTACCGGGGCAAGCTATTCGCCATCAACACCTTTACCACCGACCTCGATCGGGTCGATACGCGACTCTTCGACGGTAGGCCGCTGAAAGACTGGATCTGCACGCAAACGTCCCACCCCGACCTCACCGTGGAAAACCACGGCTCCTTCCATCCGGGGTACCTCGCCTGTGGCGTCCTCCTGATGATGGGGCGCCTCGCCTTCACACTGACGGGCAAGACACCTCCCCCCCACTACCTGCACCGCGTCCACGATGCCTGGAAGGTGCTGAGGCGATTCTTCCTCTACAACGGATTTACGGCCTACCCATCCGGTCAGGACTGGACCTACCACGAATCCGACATCAACTACCAGCACGCCGTCATGTTCGAGGAATTCGGCGACCGATTTGCAGGTCATATGCTGTGGCAGAACCTCGTGTATCTGGACGAGTCGATGCGGGACGCAGAAGACGGCCGATTCAACGCCCGAATGCCACACGCGGCTGGTGGTCGCTACTTTCAGTTCGAAACGGGCATCATGGGGCAACTGGGCGTGCTCGTGATTGCCGGCGTACCCGATGTCTCGCCGATATCCGTCGAGGAATTCAGACGCGAGCAGGTCGGAACTGAGACCTATCCCTATGTATGGCTACAGGTTCGCCGCAGCAAGCAGGGCCTCTTCTCATTCGCCTGGCGATCCCTCGCACACAGCGTGATGGGGATGGTCGTGCCGGCTGGCGGAGAGGACACGCTGGGATCGGACCAGGACGCCTTTATCGGACGTTTCGAAATCAACGGCGAGCGACTGAATCCCACGCCGCTCTTCCACACCGATCACACATCGGAGAAAGGCTTCACAACCACGGGCGCAATCGAGTACGCGGACGGCCGCATTCGACAATCGATCGCAGTCGTTGCGCTCGAAGACGGAGAAACTTCGCTCGTGATAGACTGGACAGTCGCGGATGTCGCGCTCTCGCTCAACGAGGGATTTGGCGTCTATATCATGAACGATTTCCTGAACGGCAACCGGGTCCCGATCTCCTTCGAAGGCGGTCGGCGCACCATACGAGGCGTCGGCGGACGAGCACGGGTGATTGAAACCGGCTCGACCTGGATCAAGATCGCGGGATGTCTGGGGATCGAGACGTGTGGAGAGCAGCTTCTGTATGAAGATGCCTCAGAGAGAAATACGCCCGAGCGGTGGAGGAATCTACTACAGGATCGCGTATTCCTGCGTCCTGAAGTGAGCGGTAGAACCGTCCGCGACTACGCGTGTGTCATACGCCAGGGTCGTGCTGGAACGCGCCGCATAGGCCATGGCATGGAGAGACTGCAAATAGACCAGGATGGGATCAGAGCCTATCGCTTTCGGTCCCGCACCACCGACGTGATCGCCATTGCAAACTTCACCACAGTGTCCGAGTCCATAGAACTGGCGGGCCGATCAATCGATGTCCCGGCGATGGACACCGTGCTAATCGAAAATTGAATGAGGAGATCCGATGGCCGACGAGAAGACGATCAAGTTTATGACTTACAACCTGAAATATGCCAGTCCCACGTTTGAGCCACCCTGGGAAGTACGGCGCGATATGCAAGTGGCACTGATTCGCAAACACAATCCTGACATCATTGGTACCCAGGAGGGCTTGAAGGAGCAGATCGACTATCTGATGGATCATTTGCCCGAATACGTGGTCATCGGAGAAGGCCGAAAGGGAGGGGATGATGACGAGCATATGGCCATCTTCTTCAAGCGCGACAGATTCCGACTCAGGGAAATGGACAGTTTTCAGCTATCGGAAACGCCGGAAGTCATCGGTAGCGGCCCTGACATCAATCCTCGTATGGTCACATGGGCCCGCCTCGCGATCATCAACAGACCGGCAGATAGAGAAACGAGTCCCTACCCAATGGACTACAGGGGGCACTGGGAGAATAATCAGGAATTTTATGTCTTCAACACGCATCTGGCCCCAGGCGAGGGAATGGCTCTGGCAAGGCTGAATAGTGCAAGATTAATCGTCGAGCGGGTCCGTGCGCTCGACCGGTTTGGTGAGTGGACCAGGCCCCGCCCTGTATTTCTGTTGGCAGATTTCAACGCAAGACCGGGGAGCGATGTCTATAGAACATTTGTCGGGGATGGCGTACTGAAAGACAGTATAGAAGGCGGCAACGGAATCGACTGGATTTTGTTCAGAGGGGACGTTGAGGTCCGCTCGTATGAGGTCGTGGACTACAATATCGACGGTGTTTATCCATCCGACCATAAACCGGTTCAGGTCGAATTTCAGATCCTTGATCATTAACAACCGATTAGTATTTGCTACAGGAGGTCCCCCATGCCCAAGCTCTTCGGCCGCAACTTCACTCGCCGACAACTGCTCAACCGCGTCGGCGACATCAGCCAGCTTATCTACGCCCGCCGAGCCGAGCGCAGTGAAGGATTCGAGCGCGGCGCCGACCTCATCGACGTATTCAACGCTTCGGGCCTGGGGTTTTCCGTCTTGCCCGGCCGCGCCCTAGACATTGCCTCGGCCCACTACAAGGGCCAGTCGCTGTGCTTCCGCTCTGGACCCGGAGACGTCGGACCGGCCTTCTACGAGCCAGAGGGCTTCAAATGGGGACGCGGCTGGTTCGGCGGGCTAGTCACCTCTTGCGGCCTCGACTTTGTCGGCCACCCAGAAGTCGATCCCGAAGAAGAAAACGCCGAGATGCCACTGCACGGTCGCCTCTCGTACATACCGGCGAAGAACGTCGGCATTGAGGCGGGCTGGGAAGGCTCGGATTACGTCGTGCGCATCCGCGGCCAAATGCGACAGGCCGAGGTCTTTGCCGAGAATTTAGAGCTATCGCGCGAGATTTCGACCGTGCTCGGCGAGCGAAGCATCCACATCCGCGACCGCATCGAAAACCTCGCCGTTGACCGTTCGCCCCTCATGTTCGTGTATCACTGCAACCCCGGCTTCCCCCTCCTCGACGAAGGAACGCGCCTCGTCCTCCACAGCCGCGAGAGCACCGAGTGGACCGAGGACCGCCCCGTCGGTCCCGAGGAATACACCGTGGCCAAAGAGCCGCAACCGCGCGCCCACGACGATGTGTACGTGCATCGGCCCCACACCGACCGCCGGGGACGCGTCCACATCGGCCTGCTCAACGAAAAGCTCGGCTTGGGATTGTATTGGCAGTTCAAGCGCAGCGAGATCCCCATCGTCAACCACTGGCAGCACTTCCACAAGGGCACCTACGTCACCGGCATTGAGCCGGGCAACTGCTCGGTACTCGGTCGCGCCTGGAACCGCAAGCACGGGACTTTGCAGTACATTGAACCGGGCGAAGTGCGCGAGTTCAACATGGAAATCGGCGTGTTAGATGGGGCGGATCAGATGCGCGATTTTGAGCAGAAGGTCGAACGGGGCTTGACCAGGTAAGGCCGCTCCAAACAGAATGTTGCCGACGGCGAGCTCGATAAAGCGGACAAGATAGACCCGATCTGCCCGCCTGGAAAATAATTGGCAAATAAGTAAGTGGTTACTTGATCCCATAATCCTATTTGGTTATTATATTGTGACGGTTTACATTACAGGCTGTCATTTTGTATTGAAACGGATGTTTGTGGCCATTTGGAAATTATCTTACACATGCTATATGTTCGCTTGTTTCTTTTGATCTGGGCCGTGTTTGTTTTTGGGTGTTCGCCCAGGTCTGCAAATCTTACCCTTCCTTTTGAACCTCCCAAAGCTTTTTCCAGTCATGCCTCACATGCGCCTTCTGAACGGTGGTGGACCGCTTTTGGAGATGCGCGTATGGACAGCCTGGTCAATCGCGCATTGCAGTCCAATTTCAATTTGGAGACGGCGTGGCATCGGTTGCGAAGTGCACAGGCTGTTGTGGATCGCGAAGGGGCTGGTCGGTTTCCAACGCTGGAAGTATCCGGGCGCGGTGAGGTTCAACGTCCCGATTCTGAAAATAATGCGCAGATCCGTTTGGGCATCACGTCCGAATACGAAATAGACCTGTGGGGGCGAATTCGTTCGGGTGTGGATGCCGCGCGTTATCGAATGCGGGCGACTGAGGCGGATTATCAGACTGCGGCATTGTCGCTTTCAGCAGAGGTCGTGCGTACTTATTTTCAGTTGATAGAAGCACAAAGTCAGCACGAACTTTTTGAGCATCAGATCGAGACCAATCAGCAAGTGCTGAGTCTGATTCGAGCGCGTTTTGGCAGTGGGCAGATTCGCAGTGTGGATATTTTGCGACAAAGGCAATTGATCGAATCCACACGCGAACAACAAATCGCGACAGAATCCAGAATCGAGGTATTAGAACACCAACTCGCTGTTTTGTCGGGCTATGCCCCTCAGGATGGAATTGTCTATACGCATCACGCCTTGCCAGATCTGCCACCTCTGCCGGATACGGGTTTGCCTGTTGAGTTGATTCAGCGGCGTCCAGATGTCAAAAGGGCTTATAACCTGCTGCTGGCGGCGGATCGCGATGTGGCGGTTGCTATCAGCAATCGGTATCCGCGTTTGAGCCTGACAGCATTGGCATCGGGTGATGATCGCGGTTGTCTGTTTAAAGATTGGGTGGGCAATCTGATAGGCAATCTTTTGCTACCTGTTATCGATGGTGGTGAACGGGGGGCAGAAATCAAGCGCAATCAAGCCAACAAAAGCGCGCAACTATCGGCTTATGGACAGACGGTTTTGACGGCATTTGCCGAAGTGGAAAATGCATTGGTTCAAGAACAAAAACAGGTTGAACGCATCGCGAGTCTCGAAGCGCAGGTCGCTCTGGTGAGGCAGACGTATGATCAGTTAAGGCTGGAGTATTTAAATGGCATCAGCGATTATCTCGACGTACTTACCGCGCTGACAAACGAACAGAGGCTCCGGCGAGGGTTGATCTCTGCGAAACTCGATTTGCTGGAATTCCGCATTGCGCTTTATCGGGCGCTCGCAGGTGGTTTTGAAATTGCTCGTAATAACATAAACGGATAGGCATAACGTGGATAGCAAAAAAGCGCTGATTATTTGTTTTTGTATTCTGGTTGTGGGTGCAGGTATTACTGCGCTGATTTTTATGACGGAGCCTACGGCGACTCGCGTTGCGGCGACTAAGAAAACCGCGATGCTCGTCGATGTGTTTGAGGTGCAACGCGGTACGTATCGCCCTGTGATTGTGGCGACGGGGACGGTTGAAGCAGAACAGGATATCATCTTGAGTCCACAAGTCGGTGGACGGGTACTTTCGCTGTCATCAACTTTTACGCCGGGTGGGTTTGTCAAAAAGGGTCAGGTACTGCTGCAGATTGATCCGGCAGATTATCAGAATGCACTTTTGCAAAAAAAGAGCGATCTGCGTCGTGCCACTGCTGATTTGAATATTGAGATGGGACGGCAGAATGTGGCGCAGAAAGATTATCAGATTCTGAATGAGACGCTGTCGGGTGAGCTTGAGGCGCTTGTGCTGCGCCAACCTCAGCTCAATGCAGCTCGGGCACGGGTAGAAGCGGCGCAGGCGGCAGTGAATCAGGCTGAACTGGAATTGCAGAGAACAACCATTAAAGCGCCTTTTGACGCGCACATTTTAAGTCGCAATGCCAATGTGGGTTCTCTGGTTTCCCCACGCGATAATCTCGGGCGTCTGGTTGGTCTGGATACATACTGGGTGGTGACGACCGTTCCGCTTTCCAAAATTCCGTGGCTTTCTTTTCCCAGCAGCGAGGCAGAAAAGGGATCGTTGGTGCAGATTCGCAATCGTGTGACCCAAAAAAAAGGTGCTTATCGCACAGGCTCTCTTCACAGACTCATTGGTGCATTGGCAGAAAAGACGCGTATGGCGCAGGTACTGGTTTCCGTTTCTGACCCGCTTGCTCATCGGGATGGATCTGATCATCTATCTCCGTTGATGATTGGCGCATTTGTCGAGACGCATATTGAGGCCAACGAAATTCCCAATGTGGTGCGTCTGGCACGCGATTATATCCGGGCTGGCAATACGGTCTGGGTGATGAAAGACGGTCTGTTGCGGATTCGGTCTGTTGAGATCGTTTTTCAAGATGCCGACTATGCTTATATATCGGATGGGTTGCAAGATAAGGATCGGGTGGTTACGACCAATTTGTCTCGAGTCGCTGATGGTGCAGAATTGCGTGTGAAAAGCGTTGGAGAGGAAGATCCTAAAACCCTGGGAGACACCCGGTGATGAATGAGACACAGGATACATTTGAAGAAACACGAGGTCCGATTGCCTGGATGGCGCGCAATGCTATTGCGGCCAATCTGTTTATGATCATCCTCATTTTGGGCGGGATCTGGACAGCTTTTCATATCCAGAAGGAGGTCTATCCGCAGTATGAACTGGATATCGTCTCGGTCAGCGTGGGCTATCCGGGTGCGGCACCTGCGGAGGTGGAGCAGGGGATTTTACAGCCGATAGAAGAAGCTGTGCGCGGTGTGCAGGGGATCATGGAAATGACGTCGCAGGCTCGCGAGGGGCGTGGGAGTGTGACCATTGAACTGGTGGCAGGCACCAACCGGGGGAAAGCCTTTCAGGATATTGATCAGGCAGTCAATCGGATTCGGACATTTCCCGATGATATAGAACAACCCGAAGTCAGCCTGAGGGCACAACAGCGCAATGTGATGGATATTGGGCTGTATGGCGATGTAGATATCGGTACGCTGAGAAGTCTGGCCGAACAGCTAAGGGATCGATTGCTGAGCGATCCGACCATTACACAGGTCGAGCTTGGCAATGTGCCAGAATACAGGACGCATATTGAAATTCCCCAGCACAGGTTGCGTGAATACGGTCTTACACTACGCGATGTGGCACGCGTGATTGTTTCGTCGAGTGAAGACATTCCTGCGGGTTCTGTGGAGACGGGTACGGGTGAAATTTTGTTGCGCATGAAAGAGCGCAAGCAGTGGGCCGATGAATATGGTCGTATTGTGATTATCCCTTCAGAAGGAGGTGGTGGGGTTACACTGGCGGACCTGGCAAAGATCACCGATGGCTTTGAAGAAGGCGGATTTCACGAACGGTTTAATCGGCAGCTTACAGTTGGTGTGGATATCTATCGGATTGGGAATCAATCGC is a genomic window containing:
- a CDS encoding efflux RND transporter periplasmic adaptor subunit translates to MDSKKALIICFCILVVGAGITALIFMTEPTATRVAATKKTAMLVDVFEVQRGTYRPVIVATGTVEAEQDIILSPQVGGRVLSLSSTFTPGGFVKKGQVLLQIDPADYQNALLQKKSDLRRATADLNIEMGRQNVAQKDYQILNETLSGELEALVLRQPQLNAARARVEAAQAAVNQAELELQRTTIKAPFDAHILSRNANVGSLVSPRDNLGRLVGLDTYWVVTTVPLSKIPWLSFPSSEAEKGSLVQIRNRVTQKKGAYRTGSLHRLIGALAEKTRMAQVLVSVSDPLAHRDGSDHLSPLMIGAFVETHIEANEIPNVVRLARDYIRAGNTVWVMKDGLLRIRSVEIVFQDADYAYISDGLQDKDRVVTTNLSRVADGAELRVKSVGEEDPKTLGDTR
- a CDS encoding phytanoyl-CoA dioxygenase family protein, with translation MTNEQALTKRRELVESGYTIVPGVMDTDLLHRLRTWSDRIFERVTVPHKIRYQGSDIFVNTERRWREGTPTAENRFPDPIAAEIIDQPAQLKACRQIGLENLVSDDTVIILSKPGYGPPLYWHQDFMKWQSPEAATPWPIRIFLSYYLTDTTRENGCLRMIPGSHRKRHELHDILPKAHGSEIQAIDDLTHPAFADYPEAIDIPLNAGDLVIADARVLHGAWPNQTAERRTLLLAWHDVFSFPNPPSWWDGDVPEEVRNANPSSEYEKSHEFRTPSHYLT
- a CDS encoding aldose 1-epimerase family protein encodes the protein MPKLFGRNFTRRQLLNRVGDISQLIYARRAERSEGFERGADLIDVFNASGLGFSVLPGRALDIASAHYKGQSLCFRSGPGDVGPAFYEPEGFKWGRGWFGGLVTSCGLDFVGHPEVDPEEENAEMPLHGRLSYIPAKNVGIEAGWEGSDYVVRIRGQMRQAEVFAENLELSREISTVLGERSIHIRDRIENLAVDRSPLMFVYHCNPGFPLLDEGTRLVLHSRESTEWTEDRPVGPEEYTVAKEPQPRAHDDVYVHRPHTDRRGRVHIGLLNEKLGLGLYWQFKRSEIPIVNHWQHFHKGTYVTGIEPGNCSVLGRAWNRKHGTLQYIEPGEVREFNMEIGVLDGADQMRDFEQKVERGLTR
- a CDS encoding TolC family protein, giving the protein MLYVRLFLLIWAVFVFGCSPRSANLTLPFEPPKAFSSHASHAPSERWWTAFGDARMDSLVNRALQSNFNLETAWHRLRSAQAVVDREGAGRFPTLEVSGRGEVQRPDSENNAQIRLGITSEYEIDLWGRIRSGVDAARYRMRATEADYQTAALSLSAEVVRTYFQLIEAQSQHELFEHQIETNQQVLSLIRARFGSGQIRSVDILRQRQLIESTREQQIATESRIEVLEHQLAVLSGYAPQDGIVYTHHALPDLPPLPDTGLPVELIQRRPDVKRAYNLLLAADRDVAVAISNRYPRLSLTALASGDDRGCLFKDWVGNLIGNLLLPVIDGGERGAEIKRNQANKSAQLSAYGQTVLTAFAEVENALVQEQKQVERIASLEAQVALVRQTYDQLRLEYLNGISDYLDVLTALTNEQRLRRGLISAKLDLLEFRIALYRALAGGFEIARNNING
- a CDS encoding endonuclease/exonuclease/phosphatase family protein codes for the protein MADEKTIKFMTYNLKYASPTFEPPWEVRRDMQVALIRKHNPDIIGTQEGLKEQIDYLMDHLPEYVVIGEGRKGGDDDEHMAIFFKRDRFRLREMDSFQLSETPEVIGSGPDINPRMVTWARLAIINRPADRETSPYPMDYRGHWENNQEFYVFNTHLAPGEGMALARLNSARLIVERVRALDRFGEWTRPRPVFLLADFNARPGSDVYRTFVGDGVLKDSIEGGNGIDWILFRGDVEVRSYEVVDYNIDGVYPSDHKPVQVEFQILDH